Proteins from a genomic interval of Oncorhynchus clarkii lewisi isolate Uvic-CL-2024 chromosome 13, UVic_Ocla_1.0, whole genome shotgun sequence:
- the LOC139423584 gene encoding aquaporin-8-like — MALYESKTELWDLDINVIQPEGKGPDPATDGNSSTESFRDAFQRYIQPCLAELLGSSLFIFVGCLSVIENTEGTGRLQPALAHGLALGIVIAVLGEISGGHFNPAVSVSVFLIGGLNIILLVPYILAQMCGGMIGAGLAKVGTL; from the exons ATGGCTCTCTATGAGTCTAAGACCGAGCTCTGGGACCTGGACATCAATGTGATCCAGCCAGAAGGGAAAGGTCCAGATCCAGCCACAGATGGAAACAGCAGTACCGAGTCGTTCAGGGATGCGTTCCAACGTTATATCCAGCCCTGTCTGGCAGAGCTGCTGGGTTCATCTCTGTTTATCTTTGTGGGGTGTCTGTCTGTGATCGAGAACACAGAGGGCACCGGAAGGCTGCAGCCGGCCCTGGCACACGGCCTGGCCCTGGGCATCGTTATCGCCGTGCTGGGGGAGATCAG tggggGCCACTTCAACCCagcagtgtctgtgtctgtgtttctgatCGGGGGTCTCAACATCATACTGCTGGTCCCCTACATACTGGCTCAGATGTGTGGAGGGATGATAGGGGCAGGACTAGCCAAGGTGGGTACTCTGTAG